A stretch of the Aspergillus puulaauensis MK2 DNA, chromosome 6, nearly complete sequence genome encodes the following:
- a CDS encoding FAD-binding oxidoreductase (CAZy:AA7;~COG:S;~EggNog:ENOG410PMRM;~InterPro:IPR006094,IPR036318,IPR016166,IPR012951;~PFAM:PF08031,PF01565;~SECRETED:SignalP(1-25);~go_function: GO:0016491 - oxidoreductase activity [Evidence IEA];~go_function: GO:0050660 - flavin adenine dinucleotide binding [Evidence IEA];~go_function: GO:0071949 - FAD binding [Evidence IEA];~go_process: GO:0055114 - oxidation-reduction process [Evidence IEA]): MYLRISAVIISLIFLFTVLKKTILTHDTGRQSCRCPPHEPCWPSTSEWNLFNESINGRLIHLRPVGAVCHGQEFNDDACNYVKERANNSAWRASEPATLQSANWESSWDGCGSCDISSYIDEPCHQGRIPVYAVLAESASEIQTAVRFAKRRNLRLVVKNTGHDSMGRSSGPASLQINTNRLKSIETVSDFIPHGGSVSLGQAVTLGAGTLALEISQVAVDEGFNILLGLCTTVGVAGGFIQGGGASLLSPTYGLASDNALEFNVVTAEGDFVVANEVQNQDLFWALRGGGGGTFGITVNTTIRTFPDIPGIVFTLTAAISRQDEQFPDVEHALWEFATEVINILPDLKRSDNRTGAAIVSGIQEDGVQVVTEILFPNTSDTTSVQDQIAPLLARLADLGFSSVYTANTTLYPQISTYFNQPRPLDLAGTGRIEGSVLISSTLFSSPSGTPHITHVLTNLTYRVGDLIEIFLSGGGQVRANKGIVNSAVLPNWRESEMLITFRRIMPSSATTKHFVDSQMPVLRGLETPRMGSFVNTADPDEPDFQRAFWGENYPRLYQTKKRWDPDGLFIVNLGVGSEGWDREGICRTGGSESREYL, encoded by the exons ATGTACCTCCGCATATCGGCAGTCATTATCTCCCTCATCTTTCTGTTTACCGTACTCAAGAAAACTATTTTAACGCACGATACCGGAAGACAGAGTTGTCGATGCCCGCCACATGAGCCCTGCTGGCCATCTACCAGCGAGTGGAATCTGTTCAACGAGAGCATCAATGGCCGCTTGATCCATCTCCGACCCGTAGGCGCCGTCTGCCACGGGCAGGAATTCAACGACGATGCGTGCAACTATGTGAAAGAGCGCGCTAATAACTCTGCATGGCGAGCATCCGAGCCAG CCACTCTACAGTCCGCAAACTGGGAAAGTAGCTGGGACGGATGCGGCAGCTGCGATATCTCATCGTACATAGACGAGCCCTGCCACCAGGGCCGGATCCCAGTCTACGCCGTCCTCGCCGAATCGGCCTCTGAGATCCAAACAGCCGTCCGATTCGCGAAACGGCGCAACCTCCGCCTCGTCGTAAAGAATACCGGGCACGATAGTATGGGGAGATCGAGTGGGCCTGCATCTCTGCAGATCAACACGAATCGGTTGAAGAGTATAGAGACTGTCTCGGACTTTATACCACATGGCGGAAGTGTTTCCCTGGGACAGGCGGTGACGCTTGGTGCGGGCACGTTGGCGTTGGAGATCTCCCAGGTTGCTGTGGATGAGGGATTCAAtatccttcttggcctttGTACCactgttggtgttgctggtGGGTTTATACAGGGTGGTGGTGCGTCCTTGCTAAGCCCAACGTATGGGCTGGCCTCGGACAATGCGCTGGAGTTTAATGTCGTTACGGCGGAG GGAGACTTCGTCGTGGCAAACGAGGTCCAGAACCAAGATCTCTTTTGGGCATTGCgaggtggaggcggcggtaCATTTGGCATCACTGTCAACACCACGATACGCACATTCCCAGATATCCCAGGAATAGTCTTCACCCTCACAGCGGCAATCTCTCGACAAGACGAGCAGTTCCCAGATGTAGAACATGCACTGTGGGAATTCGCAACAGaggtcatcaacatcctACCAGACCTAAAACGATCAGATAACAGAACAGGCGCTGCCATTGTTTCTGGTATCCAGGAAGACGGTGTCCAGGTTGTCACAGAGATCCTCTTCCCAAATACCAGTGACACTACCTCCGTACAAGACCAGATCGCTCCATTGCTCGCCAGACTAGCCGACCTCGGATTCTCATCCGTCTACACAGCCAACACAACCCTATACCCGCAGATATCGACCTACTTCAACCAACCCAGACCCCTCGATCTCGCCGGCACAGGCCGAATCGAAGGCTCAgtcctcatctcctcaacccttttctcctccccctccggCACACCCCACATAACTCACGTCCTCACAAACCTCACCTACCGCGTCGGCGACCTAATCGAGATATTCCTCTCAGGCGGGGGCCAAGTCCGCGCAAACAAGGGGATTGTCAATAGCGCCGTCCTCCCGAACTGGCGCGAGTCCGAGATGCTAATTACATTCCGCCGAATAATGCCGTCCAGTGCCACCACGAAGCACTTCGTCGATAGCCAGATGCCGGTTCTGCGGGGGCTGGAGACGCCGCGGATGGGGTCGTTTGTGAACACGGCGGATCCCGATGAGCCGGATTTCCAAAGGGCGTTTTGGGGGGAGAATTATCCGCGGTTATACCAGACCAAAAAAAGGTGGGATCCGGATGGGCTGTTTATTGTGAATCTGGGGGTGGGGAGTGAGGGGTGGGATAGGGAGGGGATATGTCGGACTGGAGGGAGTGAGTCGAGGGAATATCTCTGA
- a CDS encoding uncharacterized protein (CAZy:CE10;~COG:I;~EggNog:ENOG410PR6J;~InterPro:IPR029058,IPR013094;~MEROPS:MER0043003;~PFAM:PF07859;~TransMembrane:1 (o20-39i);~go_function: GO:0016787 - hydrolase activity [Evidence IEA]), which produces MPTPLPYPSKLTYHEIANLAWKVIAALGVGIYAAVKFPFTGNDNTKTFRAYVSHAFLRQITKRLSIRQIQLTTTGTSYSEFAKSREIVPYTSRWGENGHGYWVGSSSAAYVLVWFHGGNYYSPAHPAYFDYLNGIAETVCSSIGNQFAVLVPPYTLAPHAKYPCQLREGLDVLRYLVEVEGKEPGKIILGGDSAGGNLVLGILSHLSHPHSDPDIPAGPYIQEDLAGALLMGPWVTFDQSWPSIERNTDRDCISLVPSSISAENWLGEKPLDNYNEPLRAPVDWWSNVKARQLLLIAGEDDLMVDSHEAFAANLKVGFFYFTDKFGFLAY; this is translated from the exons ATGCCCACCCCACTGCCATATCCCAGCAAGCTGACATATCATGAAATCGCCAATCTGGCCTGGAAGGTCATCGCAGCCT TAGGAGTAGGCATCTACGCCGCCGTGAAATTCCCATTTACGGGCAACGACAACACAAAGACCTTCCGCGCTTATGTCTCTCATGCCTTTCTAAGGCAAATTACAAAAAGGCTATCAATACGCCAGATCCA ACTCACAACAACAGGAACCTCGTACAGCGAATTTGCAAAGTCAAGGGAGATAGTTCCCTACACCTCCCGTTGGGGAGAAAACGGTCATGGATACTGGGTTgggagcagcagcgccgcCTATGTCCTGGTGTGGTTTCACG GCGGGAACTACTACTCGCCAGCACACCCAGCATACTTCGACTACCTCAATGGTATAGCGGAAACGGTGTGCAGCAGCATAGGAAACCAGTTCGCCGTCCTTGTTCCGCCATACACATTAGCCCCGCATGCAAAGTATCCATGCCAGTTGCGCGAAGGACTCGATGTCCTGCGGTATCTGGTAGAAgttgaaggaaaagagcCCGGAAAAATCATTCTGGGAGGAGACTCTGCGGGGGGAAACCTAGTGCTTGGAATTCTTTCCCACCTGTCGCATCCTCATTCTGATCCAGATATTCCCGCAGGTCCTTATATACAAGAGGACTTGGCTGGTGCTTTGCTGATGGGTCCATGGGTGACATTTGACCAGTCCTGGCCGTCCATTGAACGGAATACTGACCGGGACTGTATCTCTCTAGTCCCCTCGAGCATCAGTGCAGAGAACTGGCTAGGCGAGAAGCCCTTGGATAACTATAATGAGCCTCTGCGAGCGCCGGTGGATTGGTGGAGTAATGTAAAAGCGAGGCAGCTGCTACTTATTGCTGGTGAAGATGATCTTATGGTGGACTCGCATGAAGCATTTGCAGCAAATCTCAAGGTGGGGTTCTTCTACTTCACAGATAAGTTTGGATTTCTAGCATACTGA